The following are from one region of the Gloeomargarita lithophora Alchichica-D10 genome:
- the fabI gene encoding enoyl-ACP reductase FabI, which produces MLHLQGKKALILGIANEYSIAWGIAQQLHQAGVSLGVTYLPDAKDRFKQKVAQLTEPLHPELFLPCDVQNDAQITELFQTVAQQWGTLDILVHCLAFVPKEGLEGDFSQISRAGFTQALDVSTYSLVALCRAAKPLFSSTASVITLSYLGGVRVVPNYNTAGITKAGLEMCVRYLAYELGAQGVRVNGISAGPIKTLASSAVGGIRDMIQQVRQVAPLRRSVTQGEVGNAAAFLCSDLASGITGQILYVDAGYEIMGMTAGG; this is translated from the coding sequence ATGTTGCATTTGCAGGGGAAAAAGGCGTTAATTTTGGGCATTGCCAACGAGTATTCCATCGCCTGGGGGATTGCCCAACAACTGCATCAGGCGGGAGTCAGCCTGGGGGTCACCTATCTACCCGATGCCAAAGACCGCTTTAAGCAAAAGGTGGCGCAGTTGACAGAGCCTTTGCACCCGGAATTGTTTCTCCCCTGTGATGTGCAAAACGATGCGCAGATTACGGAGCTATTCCAGACGGTGGCGCAACAGTGGGGGACTCTGGATATATTAGTACATTGTTTGGCTTTTGTCCCCAAAGAAGGCTTGGAGGGGGATTTTAGTCAAATATCCCGTGCCGGTTTTACCCAGGCGTTGGATGTGAGTACCTATTCGCTGGTGGCCTTGTGTCGGGCGGCCAAACCCCTGTTTAGTTCCACAGCTTCGGTGATTACGTTGTCCTATTTGGGTGGGGTGCGGGTGGTGCCGAATTACAATACGGCGGGGATTACCAAAGCGGGTTTGGAAATGTGTGTGCGTTATCTGGCCTACGAGTTGGGGGCGCAGGGGGTGCGGGTGAATGGCATTTCCGCCGGGCCGATCAAAACCCTGGCTTCTTCGGCGGTGGGGGGGATTCGGGACATGATTCAGCAGGTGCGGCAGGTGGCTCCCCTGCGGCGTTCGGTGACCCAGGGGGAAGTGGGGAATGCGGCGGCATTTCTCTGTAGTGACCTCGCCAGCGGGATTACGGGGCAGATTCTCTATGTGGATGCGGGGTATGAAATTATGGGGATGACGGCGGGGGGGTAG
- a CDS encoding M20 metallopeptidase family protein, which yields MTVTTSIAPIRPAIHALQPQLVQWRRGLHQRPELGFREVETAARVAELLRQWGYEPQTGIAHTGVMAVISGAKPGSVLGLRADMDALPIQELNTVPYRSQIAGVMHACGHDGHTAILLGVAHYLAHHREHLRGTVKLIFQPAEEGPGGAKPMIECGVLENPRVEAMFGLHLWNDLPAGAVGVRSGALMAASDFFRCHIQGRGGHGAKPQQTVDALLVAAQAVVALQSLVARQISPLEPAVVTVGELHSGHARNVIADQATFGGTVRYFNPELAGVIPQKLEAIIQGICQAYGATYQLDYEYLYPPLVNHPAMADLVRTVAQAVVEPGLGLMPDCQTLGGEDMAFFLQEVPGCYFFLGSANPLKGLDFPHHHPRFDFDEAVLSLGVELLIRCLEQYGH from the coding sequence GTGACAGTTACAACATCTATAGCACCGATTCGTCCGGCCATTCACGCCCTGCAACCCCAATTAGTCCAATGGCGCAGGGGATTGCACCAGCGACCGGAGTTGGGATTTCGGGAGGTGGAAACGGCGGCACGGGTGGCAGAATTACTCCGACAATGGGGCTATGAACCCCAAACGGGGATTGCCCACACCGGGGTGATGGCGGTTATTTCTGGGGCGAAACCCGGATCGGTATTGGGACTGCGCGCCGATATGGATGCCCTGCCGATTCAGGAATTGAATACGGTGCCCTACCGTTCCCAGATTGCGGGGGTGATGCACGCCTGCGGCCATGACGGGCATACGGCGATTTTGCTGGGGGTAGCCCATTACCTCGCCCACCACCGGGAACACCTGCGGGGCACGGTCAAACTCATTTTTCAACCGGCGGAGGAAGGGCCGGGGGGTGCCAAACCCATGATCGAGTGCGGGGTGTTGGAAAATCCTAGGGTGGAAGCCATGTTCGGCCTGCACCTGTGGAATGACCTGCCTGCGGGGGCGGTGGGGGTGCGTTCCGGGGCATTGATGGCCGCTTCGGATTTTTTTCGCTGTCACATTCAGGGGCGGGGCGGGCATGGTGCCAAACCCCAACAGACCGTGGATGCCCTGCTGGTGGCGGCGCAGGCGGTGGTGGCCTTACAAAGTCTAGTGGCACGGCAGATCAGCCCTTTGGAACCGGCGGTGGTGACGGTGGGAGAATTGCACAGCGGTCATGCCCGCAATGTGATTGCTGACCAGGCCACTTTTGGGGGTACGGTGCGGTATTTCAACCCGGAATTAGCTGGGGTAATCCCGCAAAAATTGGAGGCGATCATCCAGGGGATTTGCCAGGCCTACGGTGCCACCTACCAATTGGATTACGAATACCTTTACCCGCCGCTGGTGAATCACCCGGCAATGGCGGATTTGGTGCGGACTGTGGCGCAGGCGGTGGTGGAGCCAGGGCTGGGCTTGATGCCCGATTGTCAAACCCTGGGGGGGGAGGATATGGCCTTTTTCCTCCAGGAAGTGCCGGGGTGTTACTTCTTTTTGGGTTCCGCCAATCCCTTGAAAGGGTTAGATTTCCCCCATCATCATCCCCGGTTTGATTTTGATGAAGCGGTACTCAGTTTAGGGGTAGAATTACTTATTCGCTGTTTAGAACAATACGGGCATTAA
- a CDS encoding DUF4340 domain-containing protein, whose amino-acid sequence MKLSPNTLIILGLAIGLTGGIGYWELVGKPQREERQIQQAKLFNFAEKDVTAITIIKPKLTLKFQRVKLGQWQMVEPQKKPANDAPIAFLLGQLTNVERVQENDITIPAQDKAKFGLAVPSATIQVTLENGSQHRLILGNTDFSGTALYAEIDPPAEATSLPIALVPIDLQNAVNRDVKEWQAPAQKAEPKPSPTPKP is encoded by the coding sequence ATGAAACTTTCCCCAAATACCTTGATTATTCTTGGCCTTGCCATCGGTCTCACCGGAGGAATTGGCTATTGGGAATTGGTGGGCAAACCCCAGCGGGAAGAACGGCAAATTCAGCAAGCGAAGCTATTTAATTTTGCTGAAAAAGATGTCACCGCAATTACCATTATTAAACCCAAGTTAACCTTGAAATTTCAGCGGGTAAAACTGGGACAATGGCAGATGGTAGAACCGCAAAAAAAACCGGCCAATGATGCCCCGATTGCGTTTTTACTAGGGCAACTCACGAATGTAGAGCGGGTGCAAGAAAATGATATTACTATCCCCGCCCAGGACAAGGCCAAATTTGGTTTGGCGGTTCCCAGTGCCACCATCCAAGTTACGTTGGAAAATGGGTCTCAGCACCGCTTAATTTTGGGTAATACGGATTTCAGCGGCACGGCTTTATACGCCGAAATTGACCCGCCCGCCGAAGCGACTTCCCTGCCCATTGCCCTGGTGCCGATTGATTTACAAAATGCGGTCAACCGGGACGTAAAAGAATGGCAAGCCCCGGCGCAAAAAGCGGAGCCGAAACCGAGTCCAACGCCCAAACCCTAA
- the cobK gene encoding precorrin-6A reductase produces the protein MTLWLIGGTRESAELAPHLPNNCVITVTTERAKNLYTQTDCPVVVTRFTRENIGAFIENYHITKILDVSHPHAVQISQLAIECSGQYNLAYLRYERPQIITRISNCFYWQNLTELLTSDQFNQCYPQRILITLGYRQLPILKNFWGKHTWFVRIIPDPIALSAALETGFSPQNILALWPPVALDLERAIWQNWGITQVIAKASGAPGGEDVKQQLAEELGVVLHLLKRPGMTYPQSTDDLRVALIFAQG, from the coding sequence TTGACCCTGTGGCTGATCGGCGGCACCCGAGAAAGTGCCGAATTGGCACCCCATTTGCCCAATAATTGTGTGATTACTGTTACAACTGAACGGGCAAAAAATCTTTACACCCAAACCGATTGCCCAGTAGTTGTCACCCGTTTTACAAGAGAAAATATCGGGGCATTTATCGAGAATTATCACATCACTAAAATTTTAGATGTTTCCCATCCCCATGCGGTGCAAATTTCCCAACTAGCGATTGAATGTTCTGGGCAATATAACCTAGCATATCTCCGCTATGAACGTCCTCAGATAATTACTCGTATATCTAATTGTTTTTATTGGCAAAATTTAACCGAATTATTGACCAGCGATCAATTCAATCAATGCTATCCCCAACGCATTTTAATCACCCTGGGTTATCGGCAATTACCTATACTCAAAAATTTCTGGGGTAAACATACCTGGTTTGTTCGCATTATTCCCGATCCGATTGCCTTATCTGCCGCCTTAGAAACCGGATTTTCACCCCAGAATATCCTTGCCCTATGGCCGCCGGTGGCACTGGATTTGGAACGGGCGATTTGGCAAAATTGGGGCATTACCCAGGTGATTGCCAAGGCTTCCGGTGCGCCTGGGGGTGAGGATGTAAAACAGCAATTGGCAGAGGAATTGGGGGTGGTTTTGCATCTGCTGAAACGCCCAGGGATGACCTATCCCCAATCCACCGATGACTTGCGGGTGGCTCTCATCTTTGCCCAAGGGTAA
- the bchB gene encoding ferredoxin:protochlorophyllide reductase (ATP-dependent) subunit B has product MKLAYWMYAGPAHIGTLRVASSFRRVHAIMHAPLGDDYFNVMRSMLERERNFTPVTTSIVDRHVLAQGSQEKVVDNITRKDEEEHPDLIVLTPTCTSSILQEDLQNFVERATEQTRCDVLLADVNHYRVNELEAADRTLEQIVRFYLQKAAKKGNLITQKTAQPSVNILGSTTLGFHNQHDLRELRKLMGDLGIHVNVALPEGATVDQIARLPQAWFNLVPYREIGRLAAQYVQTEFGLPLVTTAPMGVMATAQCIREIQQVLNDQGQGVDYEAFIDEQTRFISQAAWFSRSIDCQNLTGKKAVVFGDNTHAAAMTQILAREMGIHVVWAGTYCTSDADWFREQVSGYCDEVIITDDHTRIGDAIAQAEPSAIFGTQMERHVGKRLNIPCGVISAPVHIQNFPLGYRPFLGYEGTNQIADLVYNSFTLGMEDHLLEIFGGHDTKEVITKTLSADTDLGWTPEAQKELNKVPGFVRGKVKRNTEKFAREQGFPTITVEVMYAAKEAVGA; this is encoded by the coding sequence ATGAAACTTGCCTATTGGATGTATGCCGGGCCGGCGCATATTGGTACCCTGCGGGTGGCCAGTTCCTTTCGGCGGGTTCATGCCATCATGCACGCGCCCCTGGGGGATGATTATTTCAATGTGATGCGTTCCATGTTGGAGCGGGAGCGCAATTTCACCCCCGTCACGACCAGTATCGTGGATCGTCATGTGTTGGCGCAGGGTTCCCAGGAAAAGGTGGTGGACAATATCACCCGCAAGGACGAAGAAGAACACCCGGATTTGATTGTTTTAACCCCAACCTGTACTTCTAGTATTTTGCAGGAAGATTTGCAGAATTTTGTGGAGCGCGCCACGGAACAAACCCGTTGTGATGTGTTATTAGCTGATGTGAATCACTACCGGGTGAATGAACTGGAGGCCGCCGACCGCACCCTCGAACAAATTGTGCGTTTTTATCTGCAAAAAGCCGCTAAAAAGGGCAATTTAATCACCCAAAAAACGGCACAGCCGTCGGTGAATATTCTGGGTAGTACGACCCTGGGATTTCACAACCAGCATGACCTGCGGGAATTGCGAAAATTAATGGGCGATTTAGGCATTCACGTCAATGTGGCACTCCCCGAAGGGGCAACCGTTGACCAGATTGCTCGCCTCCCCCAAGCCTGGTTTAATTTGGTGCCCTACCGGGAAATTGGTCGCTTGGCGGCGCAATATGTGCAAACGGAATTTGGCCTGCCGCTGGTGACCACTGCCCCGATGGGTGTGATGGCGACGGCGCAATGTATTCGAGAAATTCAACAGGTATTAAATGACCAGGGACAAGGGGTGGATTATGAGGCATTTATTGACGAACAAACCCGGTTTATTTCCCAGGCGGCGTGGTTTTCTCGCTCGATTGATTGTCAAAATTTAACGGGTAAAAAAGCGGTGGTTTTTGGGGACAATACCCACGCCGCCGCCATGACCCAAATTTTGGCCAGAGAAATGGGGATTCATGTGGTTTGGGCGGGCACCTATTGCACCTCGGATGCGGATTGGTTTCGAGAACAGGTGTCTGGTTATTGTGATGAAGTAATCATTACCGATGACCATACCCGGATTGGGGATGCAATTGCCCAGGCGGAACCTTCAGCGATTTTTGGCACCCAGATGGAACGCCATGTGGGTAAACGCTTGAACATTCCCTGTGGGGTGATTTCGGCACCGGTGCATATCCAGAATTTCCCCTTGGGTTATCGGCCTTTTTTGGGCTATGAAGGCACCAATCAAATTGCCGATTTGGTTTACAATTCTTTTACTTTGGGTATGGAAGATCACTTGCTGGAAATTTTTGGTGGCCACGACACGAAAGAAGTGATTACCAAAACCCTCTCTGCCGACACGGATTTAGGTTGGACACCGGAGGCGCAAAAGGAATTGAATAAAGTGCCGGGTTTTGTACGGGGCAAGGTCAAGCGCAACACGGAAAAATTCGCCCGGGAGCAGGGTTTTCCGACCATTACCGTAGAGGTGATGTACGCCGCCAAGGAAGCGGTGGGGGCTTAG
- a CDS encoding Fur family transcriptional regulator, which yields MATAQFTPNQQRILELLQEQSQALSAQAIYLRLKQLRQGVGLATVYRALETLKKSGVIQARLLPSGEAVYSGLPYDRHHLTCLRCNCSIPLGDCPVQDLEHHLHQAHKFQVYYHTLEFFGLCQNCQDPA from the coding sequence ATGGCGACCGCCCAATTCACGCCCAACCAACAACGCATCCTGGAACTTTTGCAGGAGCAATCCCAAGCCTTGTCCGCCCAAGCCATCTACCTGCGGCTGAAACAATTGCGCCAAGGGGTAGGTTTGGCGACGGTTTATCGGGCGTTGGAGACTTTGAAAAAAAGTGGGGTCATCCAAGCCCGCCTATTGCCGAGTGGGGAGGCGGTGTACAGCGGTTTGCCCTACGACCGCCATCACCTTACCTGTTTGCGGTGTAATTGCTCGATTCCCCTGGGAGATTGCCCAGTCCAAGACCTAGAGCATCATCTGCACCAAGCCCACAAGTTTCAGGTGTACTACCACACCCTCGAATTTTTTGGCCTCTGCCAAAACTGCCAAGACCCCGCCTAA
- a CDS encoding glycogen debranching protein: MVIWVNEQLDPGGLIHACLATGDETIAQQCHVNFTNNLTPEQRAQGWQARLRAVESWEQVPVNALKLS; the protein is encoded by the coding sequence ATGGTGATTTGGGTGAATGAGCAACTCGACCCAGGGGGATTAATCCATGCGTGTCTGGCTACCGGTGATGAAACCATTGCCCAGCAATGTCATGTCAATTTTACAAATAATCTCACCCCCGAACAGCGTGCCCAGGGGTGGCAAGCCCGTCTGCGGGCGGTGGAATCCTGGGAGCAGGTGCCCGTGAACGCCCTCAAACTGAGTTAA
- a CDS encoding anthranilate synthase component II: MSPPVILVIDNYDSFTYNLVQYLAALGAEVKVFRNDQITLAQIVALQPDGIVISPGPGRPEDAGISLELIRQMGTRIPLLGVCLGHQSIGQVFGGQIVGAPTLMHGKTSEIYHRGVGVFQGLPIPFTATRYHSLVIGKNSCPDGLEITAWTEDGTIMGVRHQQYPSLQGVQFHPESILTAVGPALLANFLRDLSPVPT, encoded by the coding sequence GTGTCTCCCCCCGTCATTTTGGTCATTGATAATTACGACAGCTTTACCTACAACCTGGTGCAGTATTTGGCGGCATTGGGGGCAGAGGTCAAGGTTTTTCGCAATGACCAGATTACGTTAGCCCAGATTGTCGCCCTCCAACCCGATGGGATTGTCATTTCCCCAGGCCCCGGTCGCCCGGAGGATGCGGGAATTTCCCTGGAATTAATCCGTCAGATGGGAACGAGGATACCCCTTTTGGGCGTGTGTTTGGGGCATCAAAGTATTGGCCAGGTGTTTGGGGGGCAAATTGTTGGCGCCCCGACCCTGATGCACGGCAAAACTTCAGAAATTTATCACCGGGGCGTGGGGGTGTTCCAGGGGCTACCCATACCCTTTACCGCCACCCGTTACCATAGCCTGGTGATCGGGAAAAATTCCTGCCCCGATGGACTAGAAATCACCGCCTGGACGGAGGATGGCACCATCATGGGTGTCCGACATCAGCAGTACCCGTCCCTGCAAGGGGTGCAGTTTCACCCGGAGAGCATTTTAACTGCCGTGGGACCAGCATTGTTGGCCAATTTTCTCCGGGATTTGTCCCCGGTGCCGACTTAA
- a CDS encoding GNAT family N-acetyltransferase, with product MKPEIVLRPASINDLEILRRWDELPHVIESDPNDDWEWEIELNRDPPWREQFMAEIDGKPFGFLQIIDPTAEESHYWGGVSANLRAIDIWIGEEKYLGQGLGTAMMRWALAHCFAVPAVEAVLIDPLERNVRARRFYERLGFVEVEKRRFGSDDCVVYRLERSLWVEVP from the coding sequence ATGAAACCAGAAATTGTCTTAAGACCTGCATCTATAAACGATCTGGAGATATTGCGGCGTTGGGATGAACTGCCGCACGTTATCGAGTCTGACCCAAATGATGATTGGGAGTGGGAAATAGAACTCAATCGTGACCCTCCCTGGCGCGAGCAATTCATGGCAGAAATTGATGGCAAACCATTTGGTTTTCTCCAGATTATTGACCCGACGGCAGAGGAGTCTCACTACTGGGGAGGGGTTTCTGCAAATCTGCGAGCCATTGACATTTGGATTGGGGAAGAAAAGTATCTTGGTCAAGGATTGGGTACAGCCATGATGCGGTGGGCTTTGGCTCATTGCTTTGCGGTGCCAGCGGTCGAAGCTGTCCTTATAGACCCTTTGGAGCGTAACGTCAGAGCCAGACGTTTTTATGAGAGGCTCGGCTTTGTAGAAGTTGAGAAACGACGGTTTGGTTCCGATGACTGCGTGGTGTATCGTCTGGAGCGTTCATTGTGGGTAGAAGTACCATAA
- a CDS encoding DnaJ C-terminal domain-containing protein, which yields MQNFRNYYQILGVERHASPSDIKRAYRQLARRYHPDLNPGDKAAEEQFKIIGEAYQVLSDSEKRAEYNRFGQYWQQKGFQGETAPRPNPDFDYSRFPDFQDFLDQLLIRFTRRSEPRQESWESPGDIEARLNISLQQAYKGGRQRLSLAARTLEINLPPGMVTGQRIRLRKQGDNGGDLYLNIQVSPDEQLRLQGDDIHCTLPITPSEAILGTHAQVPTLDGSVKMVIPPRVQNHQRLRLPGRGYLREDQSRGDQIVELLIQVPLEPSPQELQLYEQIRQIERFNPRTQNTSVSS from the coding sequence ATGCAGAATTTCCGCAACTATTACCAAATTCTGGGGGTAGAACGCCACGCCAGCCCCAGCGACATCAAACGCGCCTACCGCCAACTAGCGCGCCGCTACCACCCGGATTTGAACCCCGGCGACAAAGCCGCCGAAGAGCAATTCAAAATCATCGGCGAAGCCTACCAAGTCCTATCCGACAGCGAAAAACGGGCAGAATACAACCGTTTTGGGCAATACTGGCAACAAAAAGGCTTTCAAGGGGAAACCGCCCCCCGCCCCAACCCGGACTTTGATTACAGCCGCTTCCCCGATTTCCAGGACTTTTTAGACCAACTGCTGATCCGCTTTACCCGCCGCAGTGAACCCCGCCAGGAGTCCTGGGAAAGCCCCGGTGACATCGAAGCCCGACTAAATATATCATTACAACAGGCATACAAAGGCGGTCGTCAACGGCTTAGCCTCGCCGCACGCACCCTGGAAATCAACCTGCCCCCCGGCATGGTCACCGGCCAACGCATCCGCCTGAGAAAACAAGGGGACAACGGCGGCGACCTGTACCTCAACATCCAAGTCAGCCCCGACGAGCAACTCCGCCTACAAGGGGACGACATCCACTGCACCCTACCCATCACCCCCAGCGAAGCCATCCTGGGCACCCACGCCCAAGTCCCCACCCTGGATGGCTCCGTGAAAATGGTCATTCCCCCCCGGGTGCAAAACCACCAACGCCTGCGCCTCCCCGGTCGGGGCTACCTGCGGGAAGACCAAAGCCGGGGTGACCAAATTGTGGAATTGCTGATCCAAGTGCCCCTAGAACCCAGCCCGCAAGAACTACAACTGTATGAACAAATTCGCCAAATCGAGCGCTTTAATCCCCGCACCCAAAACACTTCAGTTTCGTCATAG